The genomic segment ccctcatAATAAtgatggactggttcttatataagGCTTTCCTACTCTGAGGCTTTATACAGCTTGAACATTTTATTCACACAAGCATATTTTTCTGTGCTGCTTCTAACATTCACACGCATTCActctccaatggatgcatcagacaGCAGCTTGGGGTTAAtaccttgcccaaggacacttggcatgcagactgggattGAACAACAAACCTTCCAgttaggtgacctgctctaccacctgctCATAGCCCACCCCACAGGTGTTATGAAGGACTAAATTACCTATAGAGaccaaacagtttgtgtatcaggctgtaaaaatatttgttttaacattggagtctatggggactgactcactgctgcctctgctggacgcCAGGGGAACTGCAGGCTTCGAGTTTCAGAGTTGGCTTCATCTCTCAGATCCAGGAGTGGAAACAACCTGATAAACTGAGTGCTTCAGCTCACAGGGATGACTGATGTCgtttaatatgaacatccaCCAGTGGAACAGGAGATACGTGAGTGGAAACAAAGAGTAGGTTTGAGTTTAACCGCCTTCAAGAGCGGCTGTAAATGATTCATGAAGAAAAATGGTCACTTTGAACTTTGGTGCTGTGAACATGAGTAGAAGTTAGAAAACGTGTCAGTCATCAGTTTTGGTGAAGCATGATGTCAGGGTTACACATCTGTACGTTATGCAAGCCGATGAAAATAACCCTTCTTACCCAATCCTGATAAATGAGTGGAGTCAACAGAAGGGCCGAGCCGGGGTCAGACGTTTAGCTCCAAACTCGACTGTCGattcacaaaaacaacatgtgcTCACACTCAGACATGTGTTTCTAATGTATACGCCGACAGAAAGTTAGCTGGCCCCTGTGCTTCTTTTAGCAACTTTTGAACAGGGGTACGAGCGGGATTGTGAAATAAGCCGAGAGACTGTGATTGTTTAAGGGTCCAGGAATGTGGAAATAGTTGGGGGAGGTCTGGGAAGGCGAGAGTGAGGAGCAGCAATACGTCAGGAGGGAACAGGGAGGGATCCTGCAGCAGAAACCACGGACTTTCACACAAACCACTCCATCTGGTTTTGGATGCACACAGGAGTGCATttagcaacacacacacaggtcacgACCTCTTTGTGTGACTTCACAAACCCAGAAATATGTGCAGAAAGATCTGCGGTGTGCAGCTGAGAACACGCTCTTCTGATTTTGTTTAGAGGCAACAAAGCTACAGACAAGCTGAGGTTTCAGCCCAGAAGAAGTTTCACTCCTTAGATTCTttcgtgtttgtttttttactgtttgtgATGAATCtccactaaaaaaaacaaataaagagcgAGACCGCCTCCCTAAAAAGAACGCTTTGGACAGGACTGGATCACAGAGCATCTCAGGACAGGAAATTGGAAAATCAGCAGGAATATGAGGACAGCCTCAGCTCATGGTCTGACAGTCCTCGTGGTTAGTAAACGACCTTTGTGGGAACTCCTCACACATCCTGTGGAAACAAATGAAGGTGGTGTGGGGGGAAAGAACAAAAAGGATGGtggggaaggaggaggagggcgcCTCCCAGCCAAGCGAGTGTAGGAGAGAAGCCGTTTGTCAGCGCTGCCCAAAGATCTCGACTCCTGTAACAGGGAAATGGGAAATGTCTCCGTTGTGATCAGAGACGGGATCCTGATTCTTTAACACGATTGTCTATCGACTGAAATAGTTAAAAACCTATTTTAAAGTTCTGTAActttaaacactgaaatgaaaaataaatggtgGAGAAAGGGAGGAGGGGGGGCACGGGGCCATCCTGTAGGGCGTCAGGCCCGGGCTGGACCATAAAGCGTGTTTGGCGAGCGTTTCAGCGCTCCCTGCTGATCTGCAGCATCCATCACAGGATGTCTACAACAAGCAGGCTGCACGACGAAGAGCCAGCAGCCcaacaccccccacccccccaggGCCTTTATTAGCTTTGATTCTTCTGCAGCGAATCCAGTCATGAGAAAGGGTATTTAGGGTGGCCAATTGCATCTTCTCTCGAGAGTGGCTACATGGGAGcctcaaaacaactctcaaatgacctgGAAACAAAGATTGCTCAACATCATGGTTTAGGGGAAGGATACAAaaagctgtctcagagatttCAGCTGTCAGTTTCCACTGTGAGGAACATAGTGAGGAAATGGAAGACCACAGGGACATGTCTAGTTAAGGCCGGAAGTGACAGGTCAAGAAAAATCTTAGATAAGCAGAGGCAAAGGATGGTGAGAACACTCAGagtcaacccacagaccagcTCCAAAGACCCACAACATCATCTTGCTgcagatggagtcactgtgcatcgTTCAACTATTCAGCGCACTTTGCACAAGGAGACGCTGTATGCGAGAGTGaagcagaggaagccttttcTGCGAAACTAAAATGGAGTTATTTGGGCTTAACAAGGGGCGTTATGCATGGAGGaaaagaacacagcattccaagaacaacacctgctacctacagtaaaatatggtggtggttccatcatgctgtggggctgtgtggccagtgcagggactgggaatcttgttaaagttgagggacacatgAATTGCAgtcagtatcagcagattctggagaccaatGTTCAAGAATCAGTCACAAAGCTGAAGTTGCGCCAGGGCTGGATCTTTTAGCAAGACAACGAcccgaaacactgctcaaaatccacTAAGGCGTTCATGCAGAGGATCAAGTACAACGTTCTGGAACGGCCATCTCAGTcccagacctgaatattattgaaaatctgtggtgGGAGTTAGagagagctgtccatgctcagaggccatcaaacctgaatgaactagagatgttttgtaaagaggaatggtccaaaataccttcaaccacaatccagactctcattggaaGCTATAAGAAGTGTTTGgaggctgtaatttctgcaaaaggaggATCTACTAGATATTGATGTAATTTTTCTGTTGGgttgcccaaatttatgcacctgcatAATTTAGTTTAAGTAACttttgcacactttctgtaaatcctatAAACTTAATTTCACTTGTCAAATATCATTGTGTTCACCtgctatatgatatatttaaatgaaattgctgatccaaacaaccaatgatttatGAAGGAAAATCATGAAGATTATCAGGGGTGCCCAAACTTTAGCATACAACTGTAACACAGGAGGATTTATAACATGAAACATTTgattcaaaataaagaaaatgttattCTAGTTTAGCTTTCATGTTGTGTTGATCAAATACTGCAGACACgtgtttcacacacacaaatcatacAAACCATTCAAAAATAGTGACTAGTTGTCTTTTGCAATATGAAGTTTTTTCTTAGTGCGTCCTCAAATATGGGAGTTTAGCTGAGTGCTGACTAACACTGACTGCACCAGTTTACACACCCTGACCTACTTTTATGGTAAAGATCAGTGAAACCTCCAGACTTTAATATTCAAACATTGCCTCAGTGTGTAAAAAAGGTCCCGAAAGGGGTCAAAACACCATTTTTCAAAACGATTTATGTTCAAAAGTATTTGATATCTGAAGCCAAAAACTTCCAGCAATAATTCGATGTGTTCAAACTTTGTACCATGTTTACACTGGTGGAGCAGAAactattgtaaaaactgctgatgTGAGATGGAATGTGTGACTTTCTCTATGTTGAAGTATAAAAGTGCAAGTTTGACTTTAAAACGAGGCTCAAAGAGTGAAACAGAACACGCAGCAATCATTTCAGTTTACTTACTGTTTCTAAAGCAGCAGCTCGGGACACATCTCACTGTGTGACtacatgtgacaaataaagaaccttgaatcTTTAGACAAGGCGCCACGATAACTCTGTTTCTCTGAAAAACAGGATTTCTGATTTTGTGATATTGAGATGAAGAAGAATTGGTGCCATCCGACATCTTTAATATCGCTGAGACGTTTAAAGCAGCTGCTGGTCTTCTACGGTCGCCAGGAATCATCAGCAGGTCCATCTGTGTGTCAGCGTGGCCGTGACACTTTAAGCGGGAGGAaaagtgacagaaaataaaacaggaccTACCAAAAAATCCTGCAGGAGGCCACAGGTAATGCAGGCTGCACACCAAAAAGGTTATAAAACAGTTTCCATGcgtccctgctgcaacacacctgaataaaactGACTCCATGCTGAGGTGCCCACTCCCAACCTGCTCACGTACATTTAAATAAGTGGTTAGAAAAATGTACTTcttctaaaagtacttttattgcaccgtGTTCATTCACTcctgagctgctgtaacatcgATCAAGTGGCTGAATCGCctcctcagcatgcagtcaagtccTGCTGATGACCTAATaattttattcagctgtgttgcagcaggaacacatggaaaagtttcaggacagcagccctcgaggactggagtttgacacctgtgTTCTCAAATATATGAAAGCAACAAGTGCAGCATCCTTGATGCCAACCAAAGCTCGACTAAAGAGCTCACACTGCTGCACTCACTAACATATTACTGGTAAAGGTAACCAACCCCTGGACTGAAGGTAAAAGCGACCCCCTCTTACAACAGTCACCGTTCCTCAAATAAAAGACAAGAAGAGCTGAAAGGTTATttgtaaaatacatttaatcCCTTTATATTTGGGCAAACCAAAGtctacagagcagagaggagattTATGCGGCAGTTATTCAAAAGGCAGCATCAACGCTTCATCCCATCGGCGCTGTCACAAAATCTTCCCCTCCCCTTCCAGACTCCTGTGATGACGTACCAGACACAGATATCACGATACAAAGAGAAGAAAGGCATACATTGTTTCTACAGCCTTCATTATTTTCATTAGTACGATACATCAGAGCTGTACGTCGCACTGTCGAGCGCGACTTAGTTAACAAGGCAAGGTTTTAATTGGTTGAGAAAAGCTACGGTTATACGGAGGGTTACACGAGGCGCTATGATTTAAAGTGAGGAGTTAGAGGGCCGCGGTGCCGTGCAGTTAGCGGTCGGCCGATGAGGCGGGAACAGTTGGGACGAAGGCGGTGAAATAAAACAGCTCCTGGAGCCGCTCTGCACGCGCACAGGTCAGCTCGGACGGGCCGATAGAGCCACGCTCGCTACGACAATGACGACACAACAGATGAGCTGCACGCTGCTAACGACGGCGGGGGGATGACGACCACATAAACATGTCAGATTAGACCAACAAGGCTCAACCGGACGAGGCAACCAGGATCGGAAACTCCAAACCGAGGCTGCTGCACTCTCTGAAGCCCGTAAGTACGgggatttcaaaataaaggcaaaatacacaaaatgacTCAAATATGCCAAATATAACATGAATTTAAGATGcaacattaattattatttctgGGTTTTTATAGTTCtgcttttaatcatttttagcagcccattgttttatttgtgagcAAACACAACCAGCTCCCTACCAGGACAACCAGTTTGCTGGGAAACGCACGTGACCAGTACACGACTGCAGGAATGAGCCAGACATTAAACTTTGAGGCGTGTTCCAATTCTGAAATGATGATCATAGTTTAACACCGCTCCGATAAGAGCGCAGAAAGTTTGGACCAACAAAGGAAAGCAAacggggtcagaggtcactgacTTTGGTTCCAGCTTCAGATTAAACATTTCAGTTCCTGACAACATCCCACAGTATGACcagaggggtgtgtgtgtgtgtgtgtgtgtgtgtgtgagtgagagagcgCCGGTCACGTACACCATCTGTCTGGATCCATCCACAGACAAACAAGCAGAGTGTTCGGGAACAAAGCTCATGATATACAACATCCGTGCTCAGGCAGACATGAAGCACTGtccacatatatttatatacagtttatacAGAAAACAGTGGGATAACATCCAGAAAACCCCGATATGAGAGCATGGACGTAGGCAGGAAAGCAGTAAACTAATCAGATTACAGCACCTCGACGGTGTGTGACAGTGTGATAGCATATCTACATAAAACACTGCTCTAATATGCATAACAGCATCTGTGActaacaaaaataacaataaaaaatgatctttgacagtgtaagaaaaacaggatattGTCTTTAAGAGCTGACTAAAATCCAGCAAGCAATACATGTGGCATTTCCTggttataaaaaacaaacaaacaaaggagaCGGCGAGGTCGTCCTCTCCTCGTTCATTGGCCGGAGCCCTGGCACTTTAGTACACGGGGCTGTTGCGGATCCCGCAGCACAACACCATGCTGAAGATCATCTCGAAGATCTGAGAAACAGGAGGAAGCTGTCAGGGCTGCGTCACAACATTACATCATTACAGCATCTACGATTTCCACTCGGCGATAGCATTTGTACGCTCGCTCCGCCGTCCGCCTCCTGATTATCACTGAGATTCTTTTTGACATGAGAAGGTGGGATGGTCCTCTTTGACAAACAGAGGGAGGAGCAGTGCCTCAGCTTCACTAACGCACCAGTAAAGActctgttttctctgcatttcACAGACTTCAGTGGTCAGGGGTCACCTTCATCTTCAAAGCGGGTCTATCCCGCTCATTTGTAGTTTGTAATAATCTTTACTTTACACTGAGCTCAGTTCATCTAAAATAAGCTTCTTTTTTTAGCTCCTCCCTTTTTCATTCatccttctgattggctgcccctcacacaCGGAGGTTTAAAGAGCTAGTGGGTGGGGCTTCTACGTGGCTGAGGATGACTGCATAAGGACGTATCCTCTCTCATGTATGCATGCAATAAGCAGAAACAATCAAATCTGCCCCTCAGCCTTCAGCACATTTACCAACAGTTTGCAGCACTGTGCGATGTTCATGTTCTCACCATAATAACGGCGACCACCAGCGCGGCGATGCCGATCAGGTAAATCTTATCGTGGAACAGCTCGTTGATTCTCTGGTGGCAGCTCtgcaaagcaaacatcacaaaACATTCAAACACCGCCATCTACTGGAGATCAGAgagaataagataagataagatgacctttattagtcccacaggtgggaaatttgtttcgttacagcaaaagtgcaaagttatgtggcagaaattagaaaacactggaatgcaataaaataaaatactatatacaatagaataaaatagaatacaaatgctatatacaactgagtaagaagatacaaaagtacaactttgtcagaaaaagaaTTGCACATGTAGCAGTCTTACTGCACATCCTGCTCTCCTGCTGCTTGttcacatttttacaaacaCCACGTGTCGACATTTCTTTATTCTCTTAAACCACGATTTCATTTGAGGATTCTTTTGTTTTGAAGTTTTGGATAGATGGAGGTTGTcaacatggagaaaaaaacccatattttttttaactggtcCAGTCTTAGAGACAGCTGATCACCAACACACATCGTCTGTGAGCTTCTCTCTTACAGCCAcctcagctcacacacactcatttattTATCAGTCATTAATATTTCAGCTCATTCACTCTGTAAcactgcttttatttattcatgctaACGCTACTTTAGCTTCCTGCTGTGTCCACATGTTCAGTGCGTTAGCtttacctcctcctcctcctcctgatgAGTTTCCTCTCACAGAAATCAGCAACAGACAAAGTAAAAAGTGCTTCTTTTAAACACTTCTGTCTTGTGGCAGCCGCGCAGCTCTGCACTGACCTCgggtcacttcagtaatgtgaCTGCGCTGCCAACAAGTGGAGCTAAGACTCGTGTGAAGCTGCAGGCTGCATACAGATCAGCCTCCTGCAGATCTTTGGACTCCTGAAACTTTTCCTCAGTCTGAGGTTTTTGGTGTCTCGATGTTCTCTAAATCTTTTATCCGGCCTCTGAGCTGCCGTGTGAGAACGTCCGAGGTTTCAACGCAGACACTGCTCAAGAGGAAATGTGTATTCCTCGACGGGCTGGCAGTGGCTGCAGAGCTCAGACTACCACAAGTTTTTACTTATACTGCTGGCTGCGTGGTAAAAAAAACGTGTGACACAAACTGAAAATGGAGAAGGtttaccttcaaagtaaaagtctcAAAAGATgtgacttttactttgaagtgaAATGTTCTCAGTTTGTGGAGAGCAGCTGCACAGACTCAACCACTTCCATTCATTTAACTGAAACTAAAATATACGTTTTTATCTCAGTCTAGCTCCATTCACTTCTGTTCAGTGAACTAAAAGCGCCCCCTGCTGTGCCCTCGGGTGAACTGCAACTACTTTCGATACCACGGTTTAACAGGAAGTGGAACAGCCCCCCGTGACTGCATCAGGTCACCAAGAGCAGATTATTTTACAGCAGCACAGGAGAACCCGCCAACACTATCAATGACATGAATGACCCCGCCCCTCGCACACCTTTGTTTGCCTGGTGCATGTATACAGCAGAGAGAAAATGTCTCACGGCAAAGTTTGTGGAGCTTTTTTGACTAACTTCATGATTTCTGCAGAGAACTAAATGATGGTCCTGCTTTTTCTCCCCGTGAGCCAGAAGTACGCGAGCAAAGATTGaaccactgaaaaaaatattgtgcTTACCGTGAATGCACCACTGGGGCAAATATTGGTCAATCCCAAACTGTCTGTGAACTTTGTCCCGATGTTAGTGGCTGTGCCTTTACCGCAGCAGCTcagctgaaacacaaagacaacacAGTGAAGACCTGGAAACCTCCTGACAGCTGCATTTCCTCtgacgtccagcagaggcagcagtgagtctgTCCCCataagccccttttccatttgACCTACTCGGGTCGACTTGGATCGACTGGTTTTCCATTATAACCCAGTAGTACCTTGTTTGTACGCTTGTCATCATAGCAATGCGTCTGCACATCTGATTGTTCCAACAAAGGTGGACATCGAAGCTAATATTTACCTGCTGCTCGGTCTGTAGGTGTTCGTCACACTCGGGGGATCACGGTGTTGTTTTGTAGCTGAGTTTCAAAAATGTCAGTTTTGATTTTCGTGAACGAGACGCTCTCGTGACTCGTCGAGTGACACTACTGACCAGCCAATCGGTTGCACGCAGTCTGACGACgtcacattttagtacctgTCTGGATCACTTAGAACCCCGgctgagcaggtactaaaaaagtacctggtaccaggactacgacctaatggaaaaccctggaAAACTGTGTCGAGTCAGTCCAAGTAGGTACTCTAGGAAAAGGGGCCGTAGACTCCCATGTTagaactttacagcagaaacaaacatgtttacagcctgatacacaaactgtttggtCTCTGTGGATCATTTCCTCCTTTCCTCCCTGTACAGGGGAGGATGTTTCtataactcacctgtttaaatcctattaaagtttaaagtttgcattattaggggcgtggcctctttgacggACAGGTGGATGTAGCCGCTAGGTGTCTGCTAGCTGCACCTCAGCTAACTGCagcgtgtttgtgctgttggagccttttggagcatttttaatgacatcatgtgaccaataacacggctgctgtgaggtcactgtACTAACAGGCCGTCACAGAGGGCGGAGCTCCAGGTTTGCTGAGTGAAGTTTGAAGATTCTGACTTAATGTTTGTGATCAGTGATTATTAGCAGGTTTCTGCCTTAGTGAGGGTCTCGTGTTAGCTAGCATTAGCCGATAACTCAGGGCTTCACCGTCTCATGAAAACGCGGTGACAGACAAGACGCTCCAACAGAGGACGTGGTGCAGACCTGACGTCTACCTGCATCTCTCTGATTTGGAGTTTAGTTTCTGCTAATTCCAAAGTCAGCTCACCTGGTATTCCCAACTTTTATTCCCAAATTCAACACGTCAGAATTTGTACGTGAACTTCAAAGCATGCGTTCATGCATTACACCGTGTTCTTAGTGTTTGCTGTACTTTAAGGAGACGAGGTTCCTGGAAAAGCTCAGGACCCCTCTTTCTCCAAAAGTCAGAAAAACATTCCCTTTACTTTATAAGAAAATATTCACATGATCATTTTGTAATATATCTGCGTTGTACCGTCTCATGGAAGGCCTTGAGGACAACGGAGGCGGCATTGTTCTTTTCCTGCGTATTGACGGTAGTCTGCATTGCGCTGTCGTAGGCGCTGTCATAGAAGTTTTTCATCTCCTCTGTAACCTgcaaaagtttaaataaagttattagtTGTTGCCTGGTGACAGAAGCACGCTGATTCAAAGGTCCTGCAGTATAACTACTAACTCACACAAGGTTGGTGTCCTaagtacatttttctttttgcagttttgTATTTCCACCTTAAATGATATTCATGCAGTTATTCcatgaaaaaaacccccaatcaGCTTCTCTCACCTGACCCAGCTGACCcctcagaatcagaatcatcaCAGATCTCAGTACAGTCTGCTGTTGCTTTCATAATTTTTTCTTATTAAAGTTCAAACCTGAGGTTTTGCGTGTGCTGCTGACTGTATGAACCACGTTTAATCCCAGGTGTCAACCAGGACCAAACGCTTCCCGATCCGATCCTGTACTTTGGAACCTGCAGTGTCCGTGCGCACACTCACCGTGTCCCTGTTCATGTAGCCCCAGATTCCAGCTGCAACCTCACAGGCGAACAGGATGACGAGGCAGGCGAAGAACTGCGGGACGGGCCAGAAACACAGCAGGTGAGTGCAAGCATCCTTCTACCTGAGCTCTGACTCAGAGAACACGTGCAGCTGCTGCTTTTATGACGTCAGAGCAGATTCACAGATTAAAACCAGACAAAGACAAGATGCATTCTGGGTAGTGATGTAAAATGGCTGGTCCCGGTCTGCGGACCTCACAGCGAGATAAATGTGTTCAACCTTTACATAATGTAACCACGGAGACGATTGCAGACATTACATCACTACGGCAACAACCCCACAGGTGAGAGTGGCGACTGGACGCCACCCAATGTGGAGACAGTTCCACTTCCTGTCATCATGAAGTACGATTAAGCATCTTCCACTAAGAGGCGTCTCACAGATGAATCGTCTGCATCAGTCTGAGCGCGTGCAGGCTGCTGAGCTCACTGAACAGCTGATGCTTCATATGTAAACACCGTGGAGGTTCTAACGGCGCCGGAAGCTCGAGCCATTCAGTCTGAAACTCATCTTTGGACTTTCCCATTTCTGTGCGTGAGGATGCTGAGGACTCACGCCGCCGTCCTCAGTGGGTGCAGATCTGTGTCCGGCCCCGCCGTGAGGGTACGAGCGCCCTCTGCGGTTTCAGGGGTGAGTCCACCTCTGGTCAGCTCAGCACTATGGTTCTACACTGATGAGATACTGTGAGGTTCAGTGGGGATGTGTGTGGATGGGTTTACGTTTCTCTTGCTTATGTTTTTGGATCTTACAGTTTCCCAAaaaattgattctgttcatcaggACGTAGcagtttttctttgaaaatgtccagatgaacagaatcaacttttgatCAACTTTGGGACCAGGATGCTTGAGCATGCATCCAGATATCTTACAGTTTATTTCATGCTGTGTGGAcctgcagatggaaattagccgGGAGCTAAACCTGGTGCGAAGCATCTTTTCACATCATTATTCGTGCACCGTCTCAGACaaagaaatattaaaactaGAAGCAGGTCGAAGTCCACAGGGAAGCTTCAGTGTGACTCACAGTTCCCAGCAGGCACTGCGACTCCTGGATGGCGCCGTAACAGCCGAGGAAGCCGACCACCATCATCACCGCACCGACAGCGATCAGAATGTGGACACctagacagaaacacagacggATGGACGTTACGAGAGGGGTGGAAATCATCCTGGACCACAGACTCACAACTTCTCATTTTATAACACCTGCAGTGACGTGTGGCGGACAGCAGATGGCGCACTTTTGTTTTCGTGCCAGGGTGGTGAGTCATGTTCCTGTTATGTTCACACTTTTCTCAGTTTCTGACACAAAGCTCCAGCTCTGTAATGTAACACGGCATCCATCATCGGGGCACCAAACAGATTTTTCCTAAAGCTTCCACAGAATTCCTGGTAAAGATGGAAGACGGTGGAAACTAAAGCGTGAACGTGCcccagtctgtgtgtgtgtgtgtctgtgagtgtgtgtgtgtctgtgagtgtgtgtgtgtgtgtgtgtgtgagtgtgtgtgagagtgtgtgtgtctgtgtgagtgtgtgtctgtgagtgtgtgtgtgtgtctgagtgtgtgtgtgtgagtgtgtgtgtctgtgagtgtgtgtcactTCTCAGTGAAACTACtttaaacagaaatgaaaagtttttaaagcaTCAGAGAAAGTTTGCATGTTAGAATCAACATGTTAAAGGTTTTACTGAAGAACAGTATGATCCCAGTTTACAGGAACAATTTCACTGGAAAAATCTGGAAACACACAAATCTGCCATCATCACTTATTTCCTGCAGATTCTCACTTTCATGCTTTAAGGCCAACAAATACATTTGACATCATTGAGCttcagaataaacacaaagaaaaaggaagaatCGCTGAAGCGAATGTGGAGACAACAGACGAGCAGACACTCGGAGCAGCTTCTGACACAAACAGGAAGTCGAACCCAAACAGATTCCAAATTGTCGTCCCGGCAAATATAATCAAAGATCGAGCAAGACCGCCCCAGCGGAGACGGCGGTGTCCCCAAGAACGAAAGGCCGATGAATCACTGCAGTGGCAGCAAAGTTCAAGATGACGGCCGCGCCAACAGCTCGCCTTTATAAACACGCACACCATTTACAGTGACACAACATAAACGCtgcttttcacaataaaagcctaaGGAACTACATGAATGTTTCTTCTAAACAGCTGTGGAAACCACAGACTGTACATAGAAGATGGCACCATGAAATCGCCTGCTGGTCCTGCTTTGAAACCAGCGACAGGCGGAGCGCTACATTTAGACCCACCTC from the Oreochromis niloticus isolate F11D_XX linkage group LG1, O_niloticus_UMD_NMBU, whole genome shotgun sequence genome contains:
- the LOC100696046 gene encoding CD81 antigen yields the protein MGVEGCTKCIKYLLFFFNFIFWLTGGVILGVALWLRHDPKISTLLGLEYDGNHAPSTFYISVHILIAVGAVMMVVGFLGCYGAIQESQCLLGTFFACLVILFACEVAAGIWGYMNRDTVTEEMKNFYDSAYDSAMQTTVNTQEKNNAASVVLKAFHETLSCCGKGTATNIGTKFTDSLGLTNICPSGAFTSCHQRINELFHDKIYLIGIAALVVAVIMIFEMIFSMVLCCGIRNSPVY